One genomic window of Ilyobacter polytropus DSM 2926 includes the following:
- a CDS encoding NAD(P)/FAD-dependent oxidoreductase: MINKADVIIIGSGVIGNATAYNLAKAGKSVIVLEKDESIGDGGSTRNGGGVRQSGRHSAELPLAMYGVKNLWPNLSEELGVDVEYYQEGNLRLGKTEEHLKVLQGIVDRSKALGLDLKMVEGDEAREICPYLSDEVIGASWCPTDGHANPMLVTLGYYKKARELGACFITGEEVVEIKKIKGKARQVVTKENIYEGDKIILAAGYGSRKIAETVGVDVPMNPILMEVLVTEAQSPMFYQMLGTAEADFYGHQSTHGSFVFGGTSGHEAFNKDGGIHATNSKTASAVCRGIMKYFPDLGDLKIIRTWAGHLDYCVDGIPVMSHVEEVPGLILACAFSGHGFGIAPTVGMLLSEMAMDKETTLDVTPFRYDRFKAKI; this comes from the coding sequence ATGATAAATAAAGCAGATGTAATTATAATAGGAAGTGGAGTTATAGGGAATGCCACTGCATATAATCTTGCAAAAGCAGGGAAATCCGTTATTGTACTGGAAAAAGATGAAAGCATCGGTGACGGGGGATCGACACGTAACGGTGGAGGTGTGAGACAGTCTGGGCGTCATTCTGCCGAGCTTCCACTGGCAATGTACGGTGTAAAAAATCTTTGGCCAAACCTTTCTGAGGAATTGGGAGTAGATGTTGAGTACTATCAAGAAGGGAATCTTCGGTTGGGGAAGACTGAAGAACATCTGAAAGTACTGCAGGGAATAGTGGACAGAAGTAAAGCCTTAGGTTTGGATCTAAAAATGGTAGAAGGAGACGAGGCCAGAGAAATATGTCCTTACCTCTCTGATGAAGTTATAGGGGCGAGCTGGTGTCCTACAGATGGCCACGCGAACCCTATGCTGGTCACTTTGGGATATTATAAAAAAGCCCGTGAACTTGGTGCCTGTTTTATTACAGGGGAAGAAGTTGTCGAGATAAAGAAAATTAAAGGTAAAGCCCGGCAGGTAGTGACAAAAGAAAATATTTATGAAGGGGATAAAATCATCCTTGCAGCAGGATATGGAAGCCGTAAAATTGCAGAAACAGTAGGTGTCGATGTACCGATGAATCCTATTTTAATGGAAGTATTGGTCACAGAAGCACAATCTCCGATGTTTTATCAGATGCTGGGAACAGCAGAAGCGGATTTTTATGGACACCAAAGTACCCACGGTTCCTTTGTTTTTGGAGGAACTTCAGGACATGAAGCCTTTAACAAAGATGGTGGAATCCATGCTACTAACAGTAAAACAGCATCGGCAGTCTGCAGAGGGATCATGAAGTATTTTCCTGATTTAGGTGATCTTAAGATCATCCGTACATGGGCCGGACATCTAGATTATTGTGTAGACGGTATCCCTGTAATGAGTCATGTGGAGGAAGTTCCGGGACTCATTCTTGCATGTGCTTTTTCAGGGCACGGATTTGGTATCGCACCTACTGTAGGGATGCTGCTTAGTGAAATGGCGATGGATAAAGAGACAACACTGGATGTGACTCCGTTCAGATATGACAGATTTAAAGCTAAAATATAG
- a CDS encoding Rid family hydrolase, translating to MEMVRTNYSSGAPLEEKAGYSRMVTVGPFVYLGGTTSVKPDGTVHGEDDPYEQTKFIFDKLLKIMEKADSGAENVVKVKAYVTDMKYAPEVARAYSEYFLNIKPLFTMVGTTMLNRPTQLVEIEMDAIKY from the coding sequence ATGGAAATGGTAAGAACAAATTATTCTTCAGGTGCACCTTTAGAAGAAAAAGCAGGATATTCAAGAATGGTTACAGTGGGACCTTTTGTATATTTAGGAGGGACAACATCTGTAAAACCAGATGGAACAGTACACGGTGAAGATGACCCTTATGAACAGACAAAATTTATTTTTGATAAATTATTGAAAATTATGGAAAAAGCAGATTCCGGAGCTGAAAATGTCGTAAAAGTAAAAGCCTATGTTACTGATATGAAATATGCTCCTGAAGTTGCGAGGGCTTATTCTGAATACTTTTTAAATATAAAACCACTTTTTACTATGGTTGGTACAACTATGCTTAACCGTCCAACTCAGTTAGTTGAGATTGAAATGGATGCAATAAAATATTAA
- a CDS encoding iron-containing alcohol dehydrogenase family protein has translation MNFIFDIPATVFFGDNKIVETGNLLKGFGTTKTMIVCDKAMLDLGFVDKVISSLEEENIEYVIFDSVMPNPTDVLMHEGAKIAEEKNINSFVAIGGGSVMDSAKAINILLTNKGKIADYEGINKVAISTLPLIMIPTTSGTASEVTSVSVVTDTKRHKKMVIAGQFVGGNIALCDPSLTMKLPKGITASTGMDALTHAIEAYVSKWASPVTDAMALKSIKLIMESLEEAVLKSSKISREKMMLGSVTAGMAFNSALLGLVHSLAHPLSAHYDIAHGVANAIFLPYVVEYNIETFGDKLKPLAESMGIEIGGLDEKTLADSVVNKLIDLSETIKIPKLKSLNIPKEDFKMLAEEAMLEMSTMTNPKETNVDDLIMIIEKAYLR, from the coding sequence ATGAATTTTATTTTTGATATACCAGCAACTGTATTTTTTGGAGATAATAAAATAGTAGAAACAGGTAACTTATTAAAAGGTTTTGGTACAACTAAAACGATGATTGTTTGTGATAAAGCTATGTTAGACTTAGGGTTTGTAGATAAGGTTATTAGTTCGCTTGAAGAAGAAAATATAGAATATGTTATTTTTGATTCGGTTATGCCAAACCCCACAGATGTATTGATGCATGAAGGTGCTAAAATTGCTGAAGAAAAAAATATTAATTCTTTCGTTGCAATTGGTGGTGGAAGTGTTATGGACAGTGCTAAAGCTATTAATATTTTACTTACTAATAAAGGTAAGATAGCTGATTATGAAGGGATAAACAAAGTTGCAATATCTACACTGCCGTTGATTATGATTCCGACAACATCAGGGACTGCCAGTGAAGTGACCTCTGTGAGTGTTGTGACAGACACAAAACGTCACAAGAAAATGGTCATTGCCGGTCAATTTGTTGGTGGGAATATAGCACTATGTGATCCAAGCTTAACTATGAAACTGCCAAAAGGCATAACTGCTTCTACTGGTATGGATGCATTAACTCATGCAATAGAGGCTTATGTTTCCAAATGGGCATCCCCTGTAACAGATGCCATGGCATTAAAATCAATTAAATTGATAATGGAGAGCCTTGAAGAAGCTGTTCTTAAAAGTAGTAAAATATCTAGAGAGAAAATGATGTTAGGGAGTGTTACAGCAGGAATGGCTTTTAACTCTGCATTGTTAGGGTTAGTACATTCTCTGGCTCATCCGCTTAGTGCTCATTATGATATTGCTCATGGGGTAGCCAATGCTATTTTTCTACCTTATGTAGTTGAGTATAATATTGAAACCTTCGGAGATAAACTTAAGCCTTTGGCTGAATCCATGGGTATTGAAATTGGTGGACTTGATGAGAAAACATTGGCTGACTCGGTTGTAAATAAGCTGATAGATTTATCAGAAACCATAAAGATTCCAAAGCTCAAATCATTAAATATTCCAAAAGAAGATTTTAAAATGCTCGCAGAAGAAGCGATGCTTGAAATGAGTACGATGACTAATCCTAAGGAAACAAATGTTGATGATTTGATTATGATAATTGAAAAAGCATACTTGAGATAA
- a CDS encoding PucR family transcriptional regulator: protein MAIKLSELYKSTSRKNMKLIAGKNGINNIVTWAHMIESIETSIFLDGKELAFITGIALEKVDIEEKLYELVEHTYKHKASGIVINTGPYIEKIPEDVIQFCNENNFPLFEVPWHTHLANLMKDFCYQITLSDKTTLELSSALNNAIFFPSQHELYIPYLESKGFRTIWPYCVVLIEIFERDGITAVNSKKRIKLLRFIENILYSYERTIIYDVDAKITLAFANYTQEEIKNILDEIKKRCMEILKKDEKIYLCVGENTKNIQCIAKSARQAMDVLKLQRKKEIYDKVSMYSDLGAYKLLLAIEDKEIIKKYFRETIEELVKNDELKGTDYLTVLESYLRNSGSIKAVSEELFYHKNTVCYKLSKIEGILGCNLSYLDNRMTYRLALMIMDII, encoded by the coding sequence ATGGCTATAAAATTAAGTGAATTATATAAATCTACTAGCAGAAAAAATATGAAATTAATTGCCGGTAAAAATGGTATTAATAATATTGTTACATGGGCACATATGATTGAAAGTATTGAAACATCAATTTTCTTGGATGGTAAGGAGTTGGCTTTTATAACTGGTATTGCTCTAGAAAAAGTTGATATAGAGGAGAAATTATATGAGCTAGTTGAGCATACTTATAAACATAAGGCCAGCGGCATAGTTATAAATACAGGTCCGTATATTGAAAAAATACCAGAGGATGTTATACAGTTCTGCAATGAAAATAATTTTCCACTTTTTGAAGTTCCATGGCATACTCATTTGGCTAATCTTATGAAAGATTTTTGCTATCAAATAACCCTATCAGATAAAACTACCCTCGAACTGTCAAGTGCTCTAAATAATGCGATCTTTTTTCCAAGCCAACATGAACTCTATATTCCCTACTTAGAAAGCAAAGGTTTTAGAACTATATGGCCATATTGCGTTGTTCTTATAGAAATATTTGAGCGAGACGGAATAACGGCAGTTAATAGTAAAAAGAGAATTAAACTTTTAAGATTCATAGAAAATATTTTGTACTCCTACGAAAGAACTATCATTTATGATGTGGATGCTAAGATTACTCTTGCTTTCGCCAATTATACTCAAGAAGAAATAAAAAATATACTTGATGAAATAAAAAAAAGATGTATGGAAATATTGAAAAAAGATGAAAAAATATATTTATGTGTTGGAGAAAATACTAAAAATATCCAATGTATTGCAAAAAGTGCTCGGCAAGCAATGGATGTATTGAAACTCCAAAGAAAAAAAGAAATTTATGATAAGGTCAGTATGTATAGTGATTTGGGGGCGTACAAACTACTCTTGGCAATAGAAGATAAAGAAATTATTAAAAAATACTTCCGAGAAACCATAGAGGAACTTGTTAAAAATGATGAATTAAAGGGGACAGATTACTTAACAGTATTAGAAAGTTATCTTAGAAATAGCGGAAGCATCAAAGCAGTTTCTGAAGAACTTTTTTATCATAAAAATACCGTGTGCTATAAATTGTCCAAAATTGAGGGTATACTAGGGTGTAATTTATCCTACTTAGATAATAGAATGACATATAGGTTGGCTCTTATGATAATGGATATAATTTAA
- a CDS encoding GntR family transcriptional regulator codes for MIDRNSRTPIYVQIEKYFLELIQENKIKVGEQFPSETVLSKELGVSRMTIRQAINSLVINGYLVRSRGKGTFVKERDTKKIELPLDKLRNFSKEVQKSGKEPVNIVVVFKLTEAPLNISKILKIADGEKVFYMERLRCLGDVPAVLEQTYMRNDLFDDLTEDVILSSKYKYIQEKGYKIKESKREIMAEIPLENVASLLKLNRNEPVLKAKSITFLADGTPFEYSEISYNQKKYKFTLIAEYD; via the coding sequence ATGATTGATAGAAATTCAAGAACACCTATATATGTCCAAATAGAAAAATATTTTTTAGAACTAATTCAAGAAAATAAGATAAAAGTCGGAGAGCAGTTTCCATCTGAGACTGTTCTGTCAAAAGAACTTGGTGTAAGCAGAATGACAATAAGACAGGCAATAAATAGTCTTGTTATAAACGGTTATCTCGTTAGAAGTAGGGGGAAAGGTACTTTCGTTAAAGAAAGAGATACTAAAAAAATAGAGTTACCGTTGGATAAACTTCGAAATTTTTCAAAAGAAGTGCAAAAATCTGGTAAAGAACCTGTAAATATAGTTGTGGTCTTTAAGCTGACAGAAGCACCATTAAATATTTCTAAAATTTTAAAGATAGCAGATGGGGAAAAAGTTTTTTATATGGAAAGACTTAGGTGTTTGGGCGATGTACCAGCAGTATTAGAACAGACATATATGCGTAATGATCTTTTTGACGATCTTACAGAGGATGTCATACTTTCTTCTAAATATAAATATATTCAAGAAAAAGGTTATAAGATAAAAGAAAGTAAGAGAGAAATCATGGCCGAAATTCCATTGGAAAATGTAGCAAGTCTTTTAAAATTAAATAGAAATGAGCCTGTTCTCAAGGCTAAATCCATAACTTTTTTAGCCGATGGAACCCCTTTTGAATACTCGGAAATAAGCTATAATCAAAAAAAATATAAGTTCACTTTGATAGCAGAATATGATTAA
- a CDS encoding 6-phospho-alpha-glucosidase, with translation MMDKRFNIVLVGGGSTWTPGILKAICKKQKDFPLASIVLYDVDEERQEVIGKFGEILFREEYPEAKFIYTTDKKVAFTDMDFVFCQMRTGGYPMRELDEKIPLSEGVIGQETCGPGGFAYGMRSIRDMIELVNDVREMSPDAWILNYTNPAAIVADALNRVFPDDKKILNICDQPVNLLRSYGRLLDMDPSEFEPVYFGLNHFGWFTHLYNKNGVDMAPKLKEIITTGGFIPVDAEQRDQSWLDTYAMVRDMLVDFPEYLPNTYLQYYLYPDYKANKLDPNYTRANEVMNGREKRVFQECRDAVNAGTTKLSDVVHNDAHGDMIVEVAEAIAFNKNKTYIVIIQNNGLVENVPNDAMVEVAASLGINGPKPYGVGKVDTFYKAMIENQFAYERLTVEAYFEGSYNKALKALTLNRTVVDAKKGRKILDKLIDANKDYWPKLV, from the coding sequence ATGATGGATAAGAGATTTAATATTGTATTAGTCGGTGGAGGATCTACATGGACTCCAGGAATTTTAAAGGCAATTTGTAAAAAACAGAAAGATTTTCCTTTAGCGAGTATAGTATTATATGATGTTGATGAAGAAAGGCAGGAGGTTATTGGAAAGTTTGGAGAAATTCTTTTTAGGGAAGAATATCCAGAAGCAAAATTTATTTATACAACGGATAAAAAGGTAGCTTTTACAGATATGGATTTTGTATTCTGCCAAATGAGGACAGGCGGATATCCAATGAGAGAACTAGATGAAAAGATACCATTAAGTGAGGGTGTTATTGGTCAAGAAACTTGTGGTCCAGGAGGATTTGCATACGGTATGAGATCAATAAGAGATATGATAGAATTAGTTAATGACGTAAGAGAAATGTCTCCAGATGCTTGGATACTAAACTATACAAATCCTGCCGCTATAGTAGCAGATGCTTTAAACAGGGTATTTCCTGATGATAAAAAAATTCTCAACATCTGTGATCAGCCGGTAAATCTTTTGAGGTCATATGGAAGGTTGCTTGATATGGATCCAAGTGAATTTGAACCTGTATATTTTGGACTCAATCACTTTGGATGGTTTACACACCTGTATAATAAGAATGGTGTAGACATGGCACCTAAGTTAAAGGAGATAATTACGACTGGTGGATTTATTCCTGTAGATGCCGAACAGAGAGATCAATCTTGGCTCGATACATATGCAATGGTTAGAGATATGCTGGTAGACTTCCCGGAATATCTACCGAATACTTATCTTCAATATTATTTATATCCTGATTATAAAGCAAATAAGTTAGATCCTAATTATACAAGAGCCAATGAGGTAATGAACGGAAGAGAAAAGAGAGTGTTCCAGGAGTGTAGAGATGCTGTAAATGCCGGAACAACAAAGCTTTCTGATGTAGTTCACAATGATGCTCATGGTGATATGATTGTTGAAGTAGCTGAGGCTATTGCATTTAATAAAAATAAAACATATATTGTTATTATTCAAAATAATGGACTTGTTGAAAATGTTCCTAACGATGCCATGGTAGAAGTAGCTGCGTCACTAGGGATAAATGGTCCCAAACCTTACGGTGTTGGAAAAGTAGATACTTTTTATAAGGCTATGATAGAAAATCAATTTGCATATGAGAGACTAACTGTGGAGGCTTACTTTGAAGGGTCATATAATAAGGCACTGAAAGCACTTACGCTAAACAGAACTGTTGTTGATGCAAAAAAAGGAAGGAAAATATTGGATAAACTTATTGATGCTAATAAGGATTATTGGCCTAAATTAGTGTAG
- a CDS encoding PTS transporter subunit EIIC: MKDKVMKYLQDFGRSLMLPIALLAAVGILFGFTAALSRPQIKDMLPFLNGGGVAYVLFLIRTMSIKIFGLIPVLFAISISLGLAKKEKEIAALAGFVCYYTLMWSSSYMVASNYISFPNSALGSALGLGGVPEMGAVGGMIAGTLTAYIHNKYYNINLPVAIAFFGGKRFVAIGVIIVGSILGQILPFIWLPISNTIQFVGIGISNLGLFGTFLYGFLERLLIPTGLHHILNGIFRTTAVGGELNGTVGVWNIFFEYFGKVDINELKEYTRFLSQGKIPYMVFGLPAAALAMYKTAPEGKKKTTEALLIAGVLASMTTGITEPLEFTFLFIAPLLFVFHSVMAGLSFLLMDLFSVGIGNTQGGLIDLLVYGTLVPGSNWIYPVIVGLGYSGIYYFTFKYYFTKKGIIIDSGVESTEKSSTNISESKDEKTALIIDGLGGDSNIVSVDNCFTRLRLEVKNSKDIDEVKLKSTGAAGIKIISETQVQVIYGPKVNIIASGVKDHLGY; encoded by the coding sequence ATGAAGGATAAGGTTATGAAATATCTGCAGGATTTTGGTAGAAGTTTAATGTTACCAATTGCCCTCTTAGCAGCGGTGGGTATATTGTTTGGATTCACTGCTGCATTGAGTAGGCCGCAAATTAAAGATATGCTGCCCTTCCTTAATGGTGGTGGAGTAGCATATGTGCTTTTCTTGATTAGAACTATGAGTATTAAAATATTTGGTCTAATTCCTGTGCTATTTGCAATTTCTATTTCTTTGGGACTTGCAAAGAAAGAAAAAGAAATAGCTGCACTTGCAGGGTTTGTATGTTATTACACATTAATGTGGAGTTCAAGTTACATGGTAGCATCAAACTATATATCATTTCCAAATTCAGCATTGGGAAGCGCCTTAGGACTAGGTGGAGTTCCTGAAATGGGAGCTGTCGGAGGAATGATAGCAGGTACACTCACTGCTTATATTCACAATAAATATTATAATATTAATCTTCCTGTTGCTATAGCCTTCTTCGGAGGAAAAAGATTTGTGGCAATCGGGGTAATTATTGTGGGATCAATATTAGGTCAAATTCTTCCATTTATCTGGCTACCTATAAGTAATACAATACAATTTGTAGGTATTGGAATATCCAATCTGGGACTTTTTGGAACATTTCTATATGGTTTTTTAGAAAGACTTTTAATTCCTACTGGGTTGCATCATATTTTAAATGGTATATTCAGAACTACAGCTGTAGGTGGAGAACTAAATGGAACTGTTGGAGTATGGAATATCTTCTTTGAGTATTTTGGTAAAGTAGATATAAACGAGTTGAAAGAATATACAAGATTTTTATCTCAGGGAAAAATTCCTTACATGGTATTCGGTCTACCTGCGGCGGCCCTAGCTATGTATAAAACCGCCCCAGAAGGTAAAAAGAAAACCACAGAGGCACTTCTTATAGCAGGAGTTCTTGCTTCTATGACTACAGGAATTACAGAACCTTTAGAGTTTACATTTCTATTTATAGCTCCATTATTATTTGTTTTCCATTCGGTAATGGCTGGTCTATCATTTTTACTAATGGATTTATTCAGTGTAGGAATTGGAAATACTCAAGGTGGTCTTATTGATCTATTGGTATATGGAACTCTGGTACCAGGCTCAAATTGGATATATCCAGTTATAGTTGGTCTGGGTTACTCTGGAATATATTACTTTACCTTTAAATATTATTTCACCAAAAAAGGAATAATTATAGACTCAGGTGTAGAAAGCACGGAAAAATCATCTACAAATATATCCGAAAGCAAAGATGAAAAAACAGCATTAATAATAGATGGTCTCGGTGGAGATTCTAATATAGTGTCGGTGGACAACTGTTTTACTAGACTTAGACTTGAGGTTAAGAATTCAAAAGACATTGACGAAGTGAAACTAAAATCAACTGGTGCAGCAGGAATAAAGATAATTTCTGAGACACAGGTGCAAGTTATATATGGTCCGAAAGTAAATATTATAGCAAGTGGGGTCAAGGATCATTTAGGTTATTAA
- a CDS encoding glycerate kinase → MKVVIAVDSFKGSLSSLELGQLIENGIKKIYENAEVKKVPVADGGEGTVDALVEGTKGQFVDVKVHDPFMRLIDAKYGIMGNNVAVIEMAEASGLPLLKPEERDLRKATTYGTGELIKDAIEKGCREFIIGIGGSATNDAGLGMMQALGYKFLDKDGELLGYGGEIMGKVAEIDSSGTMDGLNKCRFSVACDVDNPFYGPKGAAHVYSRQKGADDETVEYLDLSLQKLALTLKEKTGKDISDIPGAGAAGGLGGGFVAFLDGELKPGIDIILQEVGLAESIEGADFVITGEGRIDFQSVMGKAPMGVSKMSRDKGIPVIAIAGCVADDAGAMHDHGLDAFFSTINYPVSLEEAMNKERAGTFVEKNVEEIFRLIKVCEIKYKSR, encoded by the coding sequence ATGAAAGTAGTTATTGCGGTAGATTCCTTTAAGGGAAGCCTTAGTTCATTAGAGCTTGGACAGCTTATAGAAAATGGTATAAAAAAAATATATGAAAATGCAGAGGTAAAAAAAGTCCCTGTGGCAGACGGGGGAGAAGGAACAGTAGATGCCCTTGTAGAGGGAACAAAGGGTCAATTTGTAGATGTAAAAGTACACGACCCTTTTATGAGACTAATAGATGCTAAATATGGAATAATGGGAAATAATGTGGCTGTTATAGAGATGGCAGAGGCATCGGGACTACCCCTTTTAAAACCGGAAGAGAGAGATCTCAGAAAAGCCACAACATATGGTACTGGGGAACTTATAAAAGATGCAATTGAAAAAGGGTGTAGAGAGTTTATTATAGGTATAGGTGGAAGTGCAACAAATGATGCAGGTCTTGGAATGATGCAAGCATTGGGATATAAATTTTTGGATAAAGATGGAGAACTTCTTGGTTACGGCGGCGAGATAATGGGAAAAGTGGCTGAAATAGATTCTAGTGGTACCATGGACGGTCTTAATAAATGCCGGTTTTCTGTAGCCTGTGATGTGGATAATCCTTTTTATGGTCCTAAAGGAGCGGCTCATGTGTATAGCAGGCAAAAGGGTGCCGATGATGAAACGGTGGAATACTTGGACTTATCTCTTCAAAAACTAGCTTTGACTCTTAAGGAAAAAACAGGTAAAGACATATCTGATATACCTGGAGCAGGAGCGGCAGGAGGTCTAGGAGGAGGCTTTGTAGCTTTCCTAGATGGGGAGCTGAAGCCTGGGATAGATATAATCCTTCAGGAGGTAGGACTTGCTGAGAGTATAGAGGGTGCAGACTTTGTAATAACTGGTGAAGGAAGGATAGACTTTCAGTCAGTTATGGGGAAAGCCCCAATGGGCGTATCTAAAATGTCTAGGGACAAAGGAATTCCTGTAATAGCAATAGCAGGATGCGTGGCAGATGATGCAGGAGCCATGCATGATCACGGCTTAGATGCCTTCTTCTCTACTATAAATTACCCTGTTTCTCTTGAAGAAGCAATGAATAAAGAGAGAGCCGGAACTTTTGTAGAAAAAAACGTTGAAGAGATATTTAGATTAATAAAGGTTTGTGAAATAAAATATAAATCGAGATAA
- a CDS encoding PTS sugar transporter subunit IIA, translating into MGLFNFFKKEKTIEDNWFDIYSPLNGKVINISEVPDEAFASKMIGDGCAIEPYEGSIFSPVAAEINIFETNHAVSFEVENEIEMIVHFGIDTVNLKGNGFERIAESGLKVKIGEELVKYDIDFIKENAKSVRTPVIINNMDLVEELKIVANGDVKVGDLLMRVKMKK; encoded by the coding sequence ATGGGATTATTTAATTTTTTTAAAAAGGAAAAAACAATTGAAGATAATTGGTTTGATATCTATTCACCATTAAATGGTAAGGTTATAAATATTTCCGAAGTTCCTGATGAAGCTTTTGCAAGCAAGATGATAGGAGACGGGTGTGCAATAGAACCATATGAAGGGTCAATATTTTCTCCAGTTGCAGCGGAAATAAATATTTTTGAAACTAATCATGCTGTTAGTTTTGAAGTGGAAAATGAAATTGAAATGATAGTCCATTTTGGAATAGATACTGTTAATCTTAAGGGAAATGGGTTTGAAAGGATTGCTGAATCAGGATTAAAAGTAAAAATAGGAGAAGAGCTTGTTAAATATGATATTGACTTTATAAAAGAAAATGCCAAGTCTGTAAGAACTCCAGTTATCATAAATAATATGGACTTGGTTGAAGAGTTGAAGATTGTGGCCAATGGAGATGTCAAAGTCGGAGATTTGCTGATGAGAGTCAAAATGAAAAAATAG
- a CDS encoding FGGY-family carbohydrate kinase produces the protein MSKYIIGIDNGSQSTKVTIFDLEGNEVCYGSKTLKSLYTAEGGVALHPNDDLWDSVLGGLKDCLSKFTGNKNSILAIGLCTIRCCRVLLKKDGSLAYPVLSWMDKRLSAPYVHDNDEVKYVTTTSGYLASRMTGEFKDTCSNLEVYWPIDRKTLDWSTDDQVIKDNGLKRDQLFSIIKPGESYGSLKTELCREFGLKEGIQVVSSGNDKAVEVLGSGINDDKSIMISLGTFISSMLLREDYFEDAKSFFPTLACVPFKYVYESKGIRRGMWTVSWYKDLLGEEVIKKSKELGVSEEDYLNQIGETIPPGSDGLITLLDWLNNSDYEFRKGVMLGFDHRHTSAHIYRSILEAISYNIKNNIYEMLDEIGAEIDNITVIGGGSKSNLMMKIIADMFGLPVKRNKATSSACLGAAICAAKYLGIYKSFDEAMEKMVRVSEVFEPDKNLYKFYDEINTKVIKNIRKHTDEILKITHSVF, from the coding sequence ATGAGTAAGTATATAATAGGCATAGATAATGGTTCACAAAGCACTAAAGTTACTATTTTTGACTTGGAAGGAAATGAAGTTTGCTATGGATCTAAAACTTTAAAAAGCCTCTATACAGCCGAAGGCGGTGTAGCATTACATCCTAATGATGATCTATGGGATAGTGTCCTAGGTGGATTAAAGGACTGTCTAAGTAAATTTACTGGAAATAAAAATTCTATCTTGGCCATAGGACTTTGCACAATAAGGTGTTGTCGTGTACTCCTAAAAAAAGATGGTTCACTAGCCTATCCTGTTTTAAGCTGGATGGACAAAAGGTTGTCTGCACCCTATGTGCATGATAATGATGAGGTGAAATATGTTACAACTACTTCAGGTTACTTAGCTAGCAGAATGACAGGCGAATTCAAAGATACCTGCAGTAATTTAGAAGTTTACTGGCCAATTGACAGAAAAACTCTTGACTGGTCAACAGATGACCAAGTTATAAAAGATAATGGACTAAAGAGAGATCAATTATTTTCTATAATAAAACCGGGCGAGAGCTATGGTTCTTTAAAAACTGAGTTGTGCAGAGAATTTGGTCTGAAAGAGGGAATTCAAGTTGTATCAAGTGGTAATGATAAGGCTGTGGAAGTACTAGGTTCTGGCATCAATGACGATAAATCAATTATGATCTCTTTGGGAACTTTTATATCTTCTATGCTTTTGAGAGAAGATTATTTTGAAGATGCCAAGAGTTTCTTTCCAACATTAGCCTGTGTTCCTTTTAAATATGTCTATGAATCTAAAGGAATAAGAAGGGGAATGTGGACTGTAAGTTGGTATAAAGACCTTCTAGGTGAAGAAGTAATCAAAAAATCTAAAGAATTAGGTGTTTCTGAAGAAGATTATTTAAATCAAATTGGGGAAACAATACCTCCAGGAAGTGATGGGCTGATCACTTTATTAGACTGGCTAAACAATTCAGATTATGAGTTCAGGAAAGGAGTTATGCTAGGTTTTGACCATAGGCATACAAGTGCTCACATATACCGTTCTATTCTAGAGGCCATCTCCTACAACATTAAAAATAATATATATGAGATGCTAGATGAAATAGGAGCTGAGATCGATAATATTACTGTAATCGGTGGAGGCTCTAAGAGTAACTTAATGATGAAGATAATAGCTGATATGTTTGGTTTACCGGTTAAAAGAAACAAAGCAACGAGTTCTGCTTGTCTTGGTGCAGCAATATGTGCTGCCAAATATCTAGGCATATATAAATCCTTTGATGAAGCAATGGAAAAAATGGTTAGAGTCAGTGAAGTCTTTGAACCAGATAAAAATCTTTATAAATTTTATGATGAGATAAATACAAAGGTAATTAAAAATATAAGAAAACATACTGATGAAATTTTGAAGATAACACATTCAGTCTTTTAA